cccgtcaccgagtaaaacttggtaacctcccgagatgacgttctgcctaggaagacatgtagcagccgaggcacaagtgagcccaggactacattccgactcccgagacgacataggatagagatgttgctcttaggatgaggactccaagtgcctgagtcgacgcagccttggatggccttctgaacgcagatttccgagtaagaagatcctggacaccggcgctcaactcgtcctactctacgagataccgcTGTACCAACAGGACGTTTTTGgctagatccttcctcaccaattcagatcttccttttccgccttcctaaatctaccgtctctctaccgtttttcaccgaacatctaccgctaccgttgagTTCAGATTCATTCCCATCCGCCCTTTAGTTCGcagtatatttaaatctagagtCAGTTAGAATATTTGTATCaagttagagtcagtgggtgccgaactccttcgataaggtaaggttttccactttccgagagaggcacgaagtagccacgtggggattgCGAATTGCCTAAAGCATTacgtattttcgttttattgttttgtaagtcggtgggaactagccccaccgcagtttattttgagtgtaagtcagtgggtaaaaggcccactgcatcccgttaATTtaataagtcggtgggaacgagccccaccgcaatttggtacggtccggtccgttacgtatttcggtttttgggcaattctgtaattcctcccggtgCACCTCGTGGCCGAATTCAGTTACCGtacattttgtattttcgttaTCTGAGCATTTagttggtcttctaccgtttctcccgtgcatttgctgcacgtggcaTCAGTTAATACGTTGAGTCATTGAGTAAAATTTAAGTActacgttaaggaaagccttggtgatatttggtgatgctgtatggtattttgttataatttatgtaatattttctcccgtattaatttgtcatttctttgggtaatttgttacccctacggtaaatctttcgttccgttacgttcccgatcaatttggaaaatctattgtctgttaccgtagagtagccacggaaaagcgctccgtgtaaaaccgcgccgtttctcccgttcgtaattatcgcacattcggataatttgtaaaagaatcagtaaactcTCGTAGGCCTTttgaatattgaaattataattctgtactcccgtaaatgatctcccgctaccgttaaacgaattatattttgttactctcgacctattgtaaatctaccgattctgtatttcctgccgaatttgttaaaatacagtctcccgaaattacgaatttggttttacgttatcgttattttattcgtgcccgaattgttgttgtgaatccacgccactctaccatttattccgctgttgaacagcctgtgcctagccagccacttcgccggatctgcattcgtttattctgtaagtttttgttatttcgttaggtgacgcgacacgcgtctggcgcccaacaatcttttcgtttcgttttccgttttccgttccattctccgttttccgtttcgtacagatcgcgccgaaggcacgtgggttttcccgggtccaacccgcctggggaaTAAAAAACCTCAACGTCGCACCGCGTACGATGTTATGCTAAAGTGGAACCTAAAATTTTCCGGCCATAGAAATGAAGACGCCGAAGCGTTCTTAAACCGACTTCAGGATGGTCGTCTGTTATTTAACCTTCGCGATACCGACATTATCAATAGCTTACCCTTTTTCCTATCGGGAATTGCTCTGTATTGGTATCGAGATACCAGACATCGTTTTCGTTCATTTAATGATCTATCTGTAGCATGGCGCGACCGATTTGGAGATCCGAACTTGCAATTTGCCCTACGGGAAGAAATTAGGAGACGCACCCAAGGCGAAAATGAACCTGTAGCCGACTATCTGACTTATATGCGTGCGTACTTCAGCCGAATACATCCCCCGTGGTCTGATGAGGAGTAAGTAGAGTACGCGTATCGGAATTTGCTACCCCGATTCCAACTTTTAGTTAGGCGCGACGAAATCGAACGTCTCGAGGATCTAGAACACCTCACTCGTCGTCTAGAAGTGAATTTCCGTATCGCCTCCAAGTACCAAGCTCCTCCGACCCCGGAGCAATCCTTGCTTCCGGAATTATCGTATCGTGGCCCTCGAAATAGATTGCGTTCCGCCCTCGCAACCTTGGCACACCTAACGTTTGAGGACGAGAGTAACAATGACTCTCCTCAAAGTCTAAACGCGACGCAACAACCGTCGCCGCGACCTAATCAGTCCCCTTCCGCTAACGTAGGAACTAGGAACAGGGAACGAGGAACCAACTCGCGTACCCCACACCCTAACGATGCTAGGACTAATCGTCCTTCTGCCAGGACTGACCTTCGAGAGTTACCAGAGGGTAATATCCCAACCGTTACTTCTACCTCGAACAATCCGTTTTTGCCGGTCAATCAAGCCGTCGCTTCTGCCCCTCGACCAATTAGATGTCACAACTGTAAGCAGGTGGGACATCGTTTTAACGATTGCCCCGGACCTTTAGGTCTGTTTTGCTACGGATGTGGGACCGCGGGCGTAACTAAACCCAATTGTCCCCGGTGTTCGGGAAACGCACCCAGGAACCCCCCGAGCGGGCGATAAGGAATTCCTGTAACCAGCCCGAAAATGAACTTCGTAGCGGAACTCCTAACACTCCGCACTATTGCAGTCCAGTGCAAGTAGCGACAGGATCACCATTGTTGTTTATCGTGTTCGACCTTCTAGGACACTCAATACGCGCATCGTTTGATTGCGGTTCATCAGGAACTTTCCTAGGATCGGAAGCTATCTCTCTCGTAGAGTCACTAGGGTTATCATGTCAACAATCTCGTTCCGGACCAGTAAAAATGGCCGCGGGTCAAAAAAGTCCAGCGACTTTGGAAGTCGTCTTGCCAGTAGATTTACAGGGAATCACCCGCGAAATTAAAGCCCACGTTTTACCGTCCTTGAGTTTTCTATGCATAGTTGGTTTGGATTTCATCCGTGCATTCGACATCGTGGCAGATTTTACCGCGTCCGAATGGCACACTAAAACCATTTCGTTCGTAAACTTTGCATTCGCGTCTGATTATCGTATCGATTCCCCGACCGCCTGTAACGGAATCTTAGCCTTGACCAGTGCACAGGCTACCGAGTTAAACACCGTGCTCGATGCCGAAATACCCCCTTCACCTACAACCGTAGGCGTCACAAGTTTGGCCCAACATCACATCGATGTAACCAATCACCCGGCGATTAGACAAAGAGCCTTTCGCGTCTCTCCTAAGATTCAAGAAGCCATCGACGCTGAGGTAGATAAAATGCTCGCGGACGGAATTATAGAACCATCCCATAGTGAATGGGCCAGTCCCGTTGTGATGGTTAAAAAACCCGATGGCTCATATCGGTTTTGTATAGATTTCCGCCAAGTAAATACCGTTTCGAAGAAAGATGCGTATCCTCTACCACGTATGGATGGAATACTAGACAAGATACGTTCTGCGCGATATATCTTCACCGTGAATCTAAGTCAAGCGTACTTTCAAATTCCCCTGGCTAAAGAAAGCCGAGAAGTCACTGCCTTTATCGTACCGGGAAAAGGCTTGTTTCATTTTACGCGTATGCCGTACGGATTAACCGGTGCCCCGGCAACCTTCCAACGTCTGGTCGATCGACTGATAGGACCGGAAATGGAACCCTATGCGTTCGCGTACCTGGATGACATCAttatcaccaccaccacgttTGAGAAACACCTCGAGTGGCTACGCCACGTTCTCCGTGCCATCGACCGCGCCGGGTTAACCATAAATAGAGACAAATGTGAATTCTGTTGCTCTCGCGTAAAGTATCTCGGATTCATCGTGACCGGACATGGACTCCAAGTTGACCCGGACAAAGTCCCCCCCGTCGTGGAATATCCCGTGCCGTGTAATGTTAAACAAATACGACGATTTCTCGGCATGGCGTCATGGTATAGACGGTTCATCCCAGACTTTGCGACCATCACCGAGCCCCTCACGCGACTGCTAAAGGAAACCCAGCTCTAGATCTGGAAAACGGAGCAGAACGAAGCATTCCTTCGAATTCGGAAATGTCTAACTACCGCCCCTACGCTCACGTGTCCCGACTTTACCGTACCGTTTGTCCTTCAAACCGATGCAAGTGCCGTCGGTGTTGCAGCCGTGTTGACTCAAACTCTTCACAACGTAGAACATGTAATCGCGTATGCGAGCAGGACGTTAACTAGTGCCGAGCGTAAATATTCAGTCACCGAACAGGAATGCCTTGCCGTGATTCGGGCAATTCAGAAATTTAGGCCGTATATTGAGGGATATCACTTCACGGTAGTCACTGATCACAGCAGCCTGCAATGGCTACACCGCCTTCAAAATCCTACGGGCAGGTTAACTAGATGGTCGTCAGAACTCTTAGGGTACGATTTCACCATCACGTATCGGAAAGGAGCGCTTAATCATGTCCCTGACGCTTTATCGCGTATTCCTCAAGGAACCTCGGAAGTATTAGCCGTCATAATTCCCAACCAACCCACCTGGTACACGCGACGCAAACGTGAAGTTGAGCTTTTCCCAAAAAGATTTTCCCAGTGGAAAATAGACGGAGATCGCCTCTATTTTTATCGTCCTGACTCCACCTTAGAAGCCGTAGTGCGCGACCCAAATGCCTGGAAATTAGTAATCCCGGAAGATCAACGTGAACTAATCCTTCGCGAAAATCACAACACTCCGCAAACCGGTCACTTAGGCGTGGAAAAAACTTATCATCGCATCGCGAACACCTATTATTGGCCAGGACTTTTTCGTACCGTTGCGAAATACGTGAAACGTTGTGACACCTGTCAGAAGTGTAAAGCTAGTCAacaagcccccccccccccccccccccccccgaattAATGGGACGCCGTGTTATTGACGGACCCTGGACAGTAGTTGCTATGGATATCATGGGACCCTTCCCTCCGAGCAAATCCGGCTTTGCTTATGTTCTAGTCATACAGGACTTGTTTACTAAATGGGTAGAATGTTGTCCCTTACGCAAAGCCAGCGGCGGTAAAATCAGTGAAGCATTTGAAGAAAACGTAACGTCTCGCTGGGGAACGCCCCAAGTCCTTCTGACTGATGACGGCACCGAATCTAATAATGAAACCATCAACGCCCTCGCGGCCAAGTATAATCTGCTACACACTACTACCCCGCCGTATCACCCGCAAGCGGATCCCGTCGAGCGCGTGAATCGAGTTCTAAAAACAATGATTGTATCCTTCCTCGACTGTGATCACCGGGAATGGGACGTAcacctttcggactttcgtTTCGCCTACAACACCGCTTATTATACGTCCCTGGGAACCAGCCCCGCTTTTCTGAATTTTGGCCGCGTACCCAAGCCAGCGAATTCCCTGCGACAACGCCTGAAAGGTCACCCCGAAATTGACTCTTAGCCACCGCCTTTGTGGGCTGAGCGTATGCAGTGCTTGCAGTCCCTGCAAGAGTGGATCGGTGAAAATCTCGAAAGCGCGTTTCACCGGCAGTCTCGACATTTAAACAAAAATCGCAGACCCCAGTTCTTTACGGTTGGAGACCTCATCTTGAAACGGCACCACACCCTGTCATCAGCTGCGCAGAA
The sequence above is a segment of the Athalia rosae chromosome 5, iyAthRosa1.1, whole genome shotgun sequence genome. Coding sequences within it:
- the LOC125501083 gene encoding uncharacterized protein LOC125501083, whose protein sequence is MASTALEDEWIYLLSEEELPNELIRRSLDPTGDPEKQRKRLLLYSRYVRGEINSMHPERPSEPLAGAQLLQPPPDAQESPQSTNVPVTPDDHNPAQEQGEEIRDLHPAMPTRELPLITPGPPAPMQPAPLVPSPPIPQIESPRESAHTVPRDSLHQYRLEPSHEFSPWRDRFGDPNLQFALREEIRRRTQGENEPVADYLTYMLRRDEIERLEDLEHLTRRLEVNFRIASKYQAPPTPEQSLLPELSYRGPRNRLRSALATLAHLTFEDESNNDSPQSLNATQQPSPRPNQSPSANVGTRNRERGTNSRTPHPNDARTNRPSARTDLRELPEGNIPTVTSTSNNPFLPVNQAVASAPRPIRCHNCKQVGHRFNDCPGPLGHSIRASFDCGSSGTFLGSEAISLVESLGLSCQQSRSGPVKMAAGQKSPATLEVVLPVDLQGITREIKAHVLPSLSFLCIVGLDFIRAFDIVADFTASEWHTKTISFVNFAFASDYRIDSPTACNGILALTSAQATELNTVLDAEIPPSPTTVGVTSLAQHHIDVTNHPAIRQRAFRVSPKIQEAIDAEVDKMLADGIIEPSHSEWASPVVMVKKPDGSYRFCIDFRQVNTVSKKDAYPLPRMDGILDKIRSARYIFTVNLSQAYFQIPLAKESREVTAFIVPGKGLFHFTRMPYGLTGAPATFQRLVDRLIGPEMEPYAFAYLDDIIITTTTFEKHLEWLRHVLRAIDRAGLTINRDKCEFCCSRVKYLGFIVTGHGLQVDPDKVPPVVEYPVPCNVKQIRRFLGMASWYRRFIPDFATITEPLTRLLKETQL